The genomic stretch CTAACTAGGAGTACATGCTATTCCCTCCATTTACAGTAACAGACACAGCTTCAGCATCAGTTCTCTTCCCCATTAAAATCAGAAGGACTTACCTCAGCAGCATCAGAACAATGGACACACTTCTGGACAATCTTCTGCTTAAGTATGGTGTGCGAGTCGCAGATTATCCCGCCTCTGTTCTCCGCCGCGTTGTCAAATTTTGGGACAGCCGGTCCATGTAGCTGTCTTAAATGGCATTTGGGTGCTCAGTCTGTTGTGAAACCTGTCTCTCCAATCTTCTTAAGAGTCTTGCAGTTGTACTCGTGAGTCCTGTTATAATTCCTTGACTCCTTTCCATATCTGAACAATCTACAATAATGAGCAAGGTAGCTGTTAAAATGAGCATGTTTCACAAATGAATAGAGACAACCCCTGAAAACTTACTTTCTTATATAAATCTGACATGATTGGGATTTGgaggagtttggggttttttttaaaatcattgcagtagaggaaaaaaatgcacttgaggttgaaaaaaattcaacaaaCAGAAGCtcttaacaaaaccaaaacacatttttcttttagatggAGAAAACTATAATGCCTTGATTTTCAAGCAACTGCTGGGACTAGGCTGTTTGCAGCAGTTCTCAGCTGCGCGCTCGTAGTTGACAACCACAACTAGTGTAGGAGCATAAAGAGAAGCAGGCCTACTTGCAACCATATGAATGTAACCgtaatcaaaagaaaatttaaaagccaTTATAATGCTGAAGGAAGCTCCTAAGAAGCAGTAttttactgagaaaataaacaagatcCATTTTTGCATCTGCTAATGGCCCAAATTCATCATGAACATTGCTGTATGCCACCTTGTGTCTTCAGACCCCAATGGTCTCCcatttgaggagaaaaaagacccaacaacaacaaaaaaacccgtAACCAAAAAACCTCAACTATAATGTTTAATTCGTCACTGGTAGCATGTTGTATGTATTCCAGTAGGCTAAAAATTAGGGTGTTTCATTTCATGTTCATTATGAAATTATGCAAAATGAACTCCAACCAGTTACTGACACAGTTGCAAAGCTTGTAAGgacaacagcagaaagaaagctCTTCAACCAGAATGCTCTTACCTACATCTTGAACaagtcttttctgatttttgcatGTAGCAAAACTGGTGGacataaaggaaacaaacagtATCTGCTGCATTATTGCGGATTACTTGCAGGTCTAGACCACGCAGGGGAGCCTGGAAACAAAGAAGATTGAAGGCAATGAAGTAATTTGTATGCTGTTATCAACCAGTGTCAGTAAACAATTAACCATACGAATGTAAATTGCTGTAAATTTCCATTGAGACTTGGAGAGGGCTCCCAGGCTGAAGCCGGCTTGGCTAAAAGGGGGCCTGACGAAATATGTGGTTTCGCATTTAGAGGGAGCAGTTTTGAAAAGACCTTGTGAATTCACATTTTTGCTTTGCCCAGCTGCATAAGCAATTGTGCAAAGTAAGAAGTCGGATACAAGCCTTCATGTAAAATATAACTTGGTCTAATCTTAGATTTGTGCTCTCTTCTGCCCCTcgggaattttttttttggggggggggaggcagcagagaaGACAGTTTTTGTTGAGTACTGCTCTGTACAAGCAATTAATGGCTGAGGCAGAGGTGAGAACCACCGTCCCAATTCACCTAGGGCTGCAAATCCTTACAATGTCAATTTCCAGTTGCAATTGCTTTACGCGGCTGAGTACGCTTCATTAGCATGTTCTTGGTGCTTTACACGCTTCCACTGAAAGAATTAAAGTGGAGGTTCACTTGCTCACAGGAAAGCCCGGACCATGCAGAATGTGCTTGCAGATCTGGTTCAATACTTGAATCCAGTTAAATTTGGCAGGTTCAAATGAGCCACTGCTGCAACCCAAGCTAAATACCATGTGTTTTAATCCTGGTACCCCTGGCATGTAGCAGTTTTATGTTAGCTGAAGTGCAGTTACTAGTGCTAGCCTGCAGCAAAGTCACATTGAGTCTTTGGGCAAAGACAGTAATAAACCAGGAATCAGAACCCACCACCAATGAAGTCATTTCGACAGCACTGACTCCTGGGATATGCTTACTCGTAACTAGCACAAAAGGTGTGTCCCCTGCTGGGCAGCGAGGCAAGCGATACCCTTAGTACGAAGTAACGGAGAGCAGCCCTAGGCAGCCCGATAGGTTGTAAGGGTTTAGATTAAGAAAATATACACCCCAAATTAGCAGTGGACTTTcttgtacattttaaaagcGTTGCACTTCTTTGATCTGATTGAGTCAAGAAGGCTTCACGACACCTACCTGAGAGCAGGAAAAGGCTAAGCGCTTGGGTAAccaagaataatttttcagaaaccaGGGAATGTGCCCTGGCCCAAAGCCACTGCCCGTTACCAAGCCCCAGATGCgctctgctgtatttttattaaggCTGAGTGCTGTGAGATCAGCATTGTAAGCTGGTACAGAGGGCTGGAAGAACATTCTCGCTCCCTGataatttttctatttgctttctCATGAAATGGATGAGTGTTTCAGGTGAAAGCTGCAGTATGCATTAAAGGAACTCCCGTAGGCCACAGCTAGCAGCCTTCTTACAAGAGATGCCCCAGAGCCACGATACTAACCCTAGCTCCCAAATATTAGCAACgaaggcagagcagctggggcCTGGAGGTCATGACATTTCATCAGCTTCAGAGAGACCACGGGAGATCAAGCAGTAACACGGGAACACCATGACCAACAGACAACAAAAGCTTTCGGGGATGCCCCTCAAAGACCACTGCCAATATCCACTGTTTTAGAAGATACAGGAAACTGCTTACAGACAGGACAGCTGTGCCTTTATGATGTTGCACAGGTATGGAGAGAAGGTGGCTGAACAATTCAGAAAGGAGCTTAGGGCAGGCGGGAGGGGAGTCTGATGGATGCAGGTGGTATGTGGTCAGCTGAAGGAATTAAAGACTGAAGGAGAAGGCAGGAGGAAATGGGTGTAGCCCCTTACCCTTCCACCCTAGGAGCAGTGGAATAAAGACCTTGCCTTCTAGTTCTCTCAGTGAAAAGGAGTAGTGTGATCTTCTGAATCTGGCTGGTACTTTGAAAGGTCTGGAATCTGCAGGTTGAACTTCTTTGAGCAGCAACGGTAGGATTTGCCTTCATTAAGAATCAatgattttgtgtttgtttatttttctgtcttagcATAAGAAATCTGCACATAGTAAATATGTTAATTTAGAGGAATCAAGCCTGAGGAGATTTCTGTTACTTAGTCTTAATGGCTGGTGCTGTCAAATTTGCATTTCTTGTAAAGGATGGGTGTGTAGTTCCCATCAGGCTTTCTCTAAAGATAGGAAAATTTGATTTATGGGACTGTTTCTTGGGAATATTAGAAGTTCTCTGGTTGTGGCTTTACTGACCTTTATAGAGGCTGCATGAGAAAGAGTGGTGGGcatacagaaaaactgaaaatggagGCAGTCAAAATTAGCCTGCATATTATTGAGGGGTAACAGGAGGTCACAGACTACAACTACATATCTGTTTGTTATGCTGCGCTGTAGAGGAAAGAGAAGGTAAATGGTGCATACAAACAGGAGCGGACTACAACGTGTGGAATTGCTCGTATCAGGAATGTCTGGCTGTTTTAGATCTTTATTCCCACTGTTATCATCTTGTTTCCTGGGACACCATCTCCCAGGGAGGGCGTTTCTATGTTCAGCAAGACAGAGACAGCAAACGTCAGCCTCTCCAGGGCCCATCGCAGGCCGGCAGAAGTCCCAAGGGAATTGTCACAGTATGGGAAATGGGCATGCTCTCGCAAACTCAGTTGTTTGCAGGCAAGGAAAGGGGCTTTCAAAATAACCTCATGTCTGCCTTCAACTCgatgtgctggtttttgttttgttctccccCTTGAACACTCGGGATTACACGTGTAGTTTTCAGTGAGCTCTAGGGACTAGAAGTTGTGATAGAAGGAATATAAAACTTAAGACTCTTGCAATAACCTAACAAAAGCTGCTGCATGAAAGCAAGTCACGGGTGTCATAGGCTAATAGTTACCGTAACAGTTGGCCTTCCTGAAATTTGAAGCCATCGATCAGGTGGGGTAGCAGGTATTTAAATATGTTGCAGGTAATTAGGGGGAAGTTTCGTTCCCTCTTCAGGCAACACTTAACGTGGTTAACGAACACCTTCGTACAAGCGCAGCCTGAGCTACAGCCGCAGGTGTGgttgttccttttccttctgaactgGGACTCtgcaagggaaaaaggaaagcaacctCATTACAAAGAAACCCAGATGGACAAAGACACATCAGTTGTGGGAAACCACAGCCACAAGAGAGACCTGGGAATACATGGAAGGTTGCTCAGCATGGGAGCAACAGCTCTTAAGAAGTAATTTCCAAAACTATATCAACACTGAGGCTTAGGATACTTCTTTAAGTGCTGCAGCTTGGCCACAGTGCTCTGTCTTTATGCAAACTGAAAGACACTGGGACATGCAAGAGTGAAATAGATGGGTTCCTATGAATTGTAGAAATGGGATGGGGTCGGGGGGGGAAAAATTCTTTTCACATATTTATGGTATATTGAGATTCAACTTGAGCCTAGTCTCTTGACACACTACTCTCTTCAGCACTGATAAATGATAAAGGCAGCTTGGAAATAATTTACATATTAATTCTGTATCTCTCTGGAGCCAGCGAAATTGCAAACACATTATTTATAAACACCTTTTCAATTACTAAATCTTAATGGAATCCTTAATCTGCTTTGTATTTGGCATTATTCAACGTGCAGTTGAAAAGCCATACCAGATGTGACAGGAAGCTACCCAGCACTCGTAAGAATTTGAACGTGATCCGGCATGGGGCTTAGCTGGAAATCTAATGAGAAACCCACACTTCTCGATAGATTTGTGGGGCTGCTGATTTCTGTGCCTGAGCTCTTCAGTGAACCACTTCCTTGAACAAGCTTAACTTGTCCTAATTAACTGTGTCTATGCTGTCCTAGAGCAGGTTTGTTTTACCTGCAGTGAATGTCCGTCAGCCTTTTGGATGGTGAATTAGATCATGGGAATGGTCTTTATAGTGGCTGTTTGTGCTCCCTTAAACTAAGGGAAAAGGTGCTTAACTGCATCTGAGAACTGATCCTTGCTCCAATTCACAAAACTTTAAATCTTGAATGAGATGTTTGTGAATGCCTTGGGGTCCCATAAACTCTTCTGAACTAAGACATAACTGTGATGTCGAGTGATTGAATGTTCAAACACTCCAATCATAACAAGACTGATgattcttccttttaaattttcaacCCAAGGTCTCTGAATGTTTCGTTCTGAGTGTACTTCTGTGTTCCTGGAGAAGATTCCCAGTTCATGAACTATAGGCACAGAGAGTCTCAAGGCCAAGAAAACTGCCCTTATGAAATGCTTTATTACACAAGGGCTCTTCTAATGATGCAAGGGTTACGCGAGGGTCCTTGTTAAAGTATAGAAGACTTGAGCTTTTTGTGTTTATGGACTGAAACTAAATATGTACCACAAGATCATGCTGCTTTAGTGGCATAGAACcaaaaaatttctcttttagaAGCTTCTTGCAATTAAAGGCATGATTTAGATGGTGGGCTTTTCAAAAGACATTTCTAAAgtcaaaagctgttttaaaaacaacttatGATGTGAAAAGAAGTGTCTAAAGTAGGTGTGTTTGCAACTCTTCTTAAGGAGCGAGACACTTGATTTGTGgctgatataaaaaaaaataattctttataaGAGCTTGTTGCTAGTCATCTTAGACTGAACAGTTCCTTTGAACATGCTCTTAATATGTAATTATAATGGCTGAAGTAAAGTGAAAATGAACCTATAATTGAATCGGAGCATTAAAGTCTAGCTACATGTCTTAAAACCTTTCATATTCTTTCCTACCTCCTTTACAAGGGtaattaacaggaaaaaaaacccaatggaATCCCTGCCCATATGTAATACTTATAGCAACTGTTTGGTCTagggagcactgcagagcttcGCCTTGTGGTAGTCACTGGCAGACAAGGACAGATGCAGATttataaagcttttatttataattcatttttttcaaagtaatagAATTGAAAAGTTTCTGGGAAAGCATGTGGTTTGACAAAACACTGAAGATTTATGAAAAACTCATTTAACACcgaaggaaaaaaggaaatgggtGGGAGAAGTTACACAGAAgtagttttcttcatttttttcccactggCAACCTAGATTTGAGAAACAAGAAGGGTTATTTTGTGAAATGGTAGCATACCAGTAGCACTTCAACTTTCCGTATGCTACATAACGGCAGACGGTAAGCCATCTGTTCGGAGAAGCGAACGCCTGGAGGTTAAGGGGAGCTAGATGCTTTTTTTGAGTTGAGGGAGTTACACGGGTGCAAGGGAGGGGTAGATCAATAGATGACCCGATTATATAAACATCATTGCTGTTACCTACCATGTGTTAAACGCCAATTCCTAGTGTGGCTCTGCTCTGGACTATTAGGTTTGCACCCTAGGAGAAGGAAGACAAACAGTTGTGAGACAGAAACCAAGGGAGCCAAGCGTACAGTGTTTGAGCAGGAATTTTTATAAACTTAAACTTGTGTCTGTCTTATGGTTCGAAGGATAATTCTAATTGTACTTCCTAACGTTAGGATCTCTGCACTCCTCTATGTTGGGTGTTTTTCAATTTTgagaaggtaaaaaataaatgtattaggAAGACTTAGGAAGGTATTATTTTGCCTCTGATTCACTCTAAAAATTTACCTATGAAATACTTTGGTTATAAACACAAAAGGATTCGGTCAATAAGCAGTTTAAGATAATAGTAATACAGTTCTACGCTACAAATGATAACGGGTTCCTGTTGGAAACTGTCACATATAGCTCCTGTAAAGGCTTTGTGCTTGCTCACCGGCGTGGCTACAGATAAACATCTCCTGTGGCTGTTTCCAGGATGAGTGAATGTTGAATGAACGAATGTATGTGTGGTTGatgagtttggaaaaaaaaaatggaatgaCTGTTCATAGGGTGTAACCAGCTGGGTTCCCTGCCAGTGTATCTGTATTTGCCAGGTGTCTTTAATAATTGATCCAGATGCACTTTTTCCTGGTAATCCTTCACAGTTCTATAAGAATTTGTAGCACAAAAGGAAATCTACTATTTCTAGAGATATGGTTTAAATTCTACACACACATAATTTTCAACTGTGGCTTGTAGATACTCAACTCTACCGTACAAGGCCCTAAAGAACCTTATCTCATCTAGGATTTAGCTGTGTTTTGAGCAGATGACTGGACTACATTACCTCCAGACAACCCTTCCACGTGAAGTTGTCCAGTGATATAATCTTTGACTATAATCTGTACAGTCAACATATGCTCTATTCTGCAGGTCAATTTATTGTAAGGGCACAGGGACAAGTTAACCGCAGCAGTGAGCGGAACCGCTTTCGTAGTGCATGGTTTCCTAGGGAGTTTCCGGTTTCCTgtatatgtttttgttttgtttttcaaaaggacATAGGAAGTACCTCTTCCCCGAAGCATGCTTCAACATCTGATTGCTTGCAGCACTTCTCTACCATAGCATTGAAACCATCAGCAATTGTCTTTATTTGTTCTTCTGTCATCTGGGGCTTGCGTTTGATGAGGTTGATAAGCAAtctgaaaacaaagccagaatACACAGTTGACGCTACCTGCTGTAGTTTGATTTGCCAATTTAAAATATGCCATTCTATGCAGGTACAGCTCATTTATGAACTGTTTTTGTCACATCTAGAGGAGTCTCTGCCTATTTGTGACTCCAAACTCCCAGTGCACCACAACCATCTGTTCGCTTTTTTGTTATCCTGGTTGCAGGAGGGGGAATAAATGTTATTGAAAGGATCTGTATGTTGTTTTAATTAAGTACATGTTAAGACTTGCAACAGCAGGGGATCTACATGAAACTGGTCAGTGAAGacactgattttatttgaagaaaataccCTATTTTGCCTCTTCTACATGATGTTATGCACTGACAAGCTCAGTACAAACACATAGTTCCATCTGGTTTTCTCCCTGTTGCTAGGGTAGTCCCAGTCAGATGGTGAAACGGGGTTTGTAgcttccctctgccccatcTGAAGTGTGACACTTCAGAAGTTTTTCTACAAGGTATTTCTTTTAGCTTACTTCATGTTCCCTAAATCCCGTTCATCAGAAGAAGCAGTGCACAATTTTTCATCGAAGCTGAACATATCAGGGTCAAATGGTGGAGGCACATATTTGGTATCTACGCCCAGTGCAGTGAAACACGGCCTCCTGTAAGCATAGGAGTCTCTGCAGCAATGTGCAATGTTGTCATTTATAGGTGTGGCCTCATGTCTCATGCACATGTCGTGAATCACAATGCTCAGCTGAAAAGAGAACGGGAAAAGGACAAACATGAGCGACACCTTCTACAATAACAGGAGAAATATGTGATCTTTGTGTCACAATAGCACAGCTGGAAGTGGAACCTGTTGGATCTAAACACCTGCTTGGAAATGGCATGgtcttaaaatttaaaataagaatgtaTTCCTGGAGTCgggcattttttcctctgcaaatggCCTGTGCTTTGGGCTACAATCAGTgagcactttcttttttaagagaCTGTTTAGCTTTTCCAAATGCAAGCTGCTGCAGACCTAATCGACTTACTTCCGCTTTCTGCGGCAGAGCAAAGTTTAGCTAAGATTTTCACAAGCTACTGAAAGACACCTATTTTAGGTTCTCACGtccattaaaaaagaacagactTCAAACTGTGTTTGGTAGATGCTTAGCCTGGGATTTATGAAAAATCACTGTGAGTTTACTATCTCACCAGAAATCAACTTTTTTGAGAACAGAAGAAATCTCCAAGAGGAGTAGGGACAACAAAGAAATGTACTCACATATCCCTCAGAACAAGGTAAACGTTTGTCTTCAGGAAGCTGGCAGCACTTAGTACCAACGgctgtcattttctttccaatttcaAGCAAGGCATCAGTTGATACCTGAGGCATTTTCTTAGTGTAGCGGATCAAAAGTCTGAAAAAGTAATATCAAAATGACTCTTGCATTTGAAGAATGCTAGACCACTGAAGTGAAAATAGAAGTGAAGATCAAATCTGCCCAAAGCAGCCACCATCATTGTTTGCACTCAAGAATATTTATCGGAAAGTACTTACGCTTTAAGAAACTCTGCCTCGCCGTGGGTATTGAGAAACTCGCAGTTTGTCTTTACGAGATCCTGAGTTTCTTTGATATGTTTCTCCAATTCCACTTGCTGCAGACAAGTATGAATTTATTAGTAACGTTAGAGCAGGACATCCTGGTAACAGTCATAGAAATATACCTTTTGACCTCTTCTACATCTTATTAGCTATAAGATACCTGTTTCGCCAGGCCAGTCACTTCCATATAGCCTGGATGGCTTTGGGAGGACTTGATTCTCACCTGGCTCTTAAGTTCTAacagaaattccatttaaaaagacAGGAAGATTCTTGAAATCTAGTTTAAATTAATTACCTTTTGCACTTATTTTCTAGACAATGTCGGGGGGCGTTGTTTGTTTAAATCGGCCGAATGTTTTTCAAGTATAGGCTATACCCACGAGGGGAACATCCTCTTTCTAGCCCTTGGCCAAAGCTGTCAGTGACTCAACTTGTGCTGTGACTTGTGCGCAATTCAGCGGACAATGAGGAGACCTAAGTTTAGCTTGACATGAGCCGGCCATGCAGGTTGCCATCATAATCCAGGAGCGGCCATACTCAGTGTAGGCAGTGGAACCCACAGAATAATTCAGCTAACCAGCTATTAATCATCTTCAGGACAAGCAGAATCACTTCTGAGAGACAGTGGCACCAGGCAGCTGAGTGAGACTAGACTGAAACTTTCTAAGGTGACCAACAAAGTTACTCTGCATCTTTGTCATGGGCCCTGGACTGCTTCATCTCCCATCAGAACACTGACCTCCCCTGTGATAAGTCTCTCAGAATGCTTTTTTCCATAGGAGCTGCTCAACCTAGTTGTTTCACGATAGGTACCAAGCAAACATTCTAGTTGTCTGCAAACAAAGCTTTGCACCTACAGCATTTCCGTAGCAGTCAGCAGGGTTGTCTGTTTTGCAGCACTTCTCCAGGAGTGTTTCATATCCCTTAGTGATTCTCAGAATCAGCTGCGTGGAGAACTCGGGGTGTCTTCGTGAGTATTCATAAACAAACCTGAAAGACACACAAGCTGACAGAATTAGAGTGCTCGAATAACACGCTGCTTTCGTCACGTGCAATACAGTAATTGGCAATGACAGTTCCTCAGATGGGATCAAGCAAGGTGGACGACAAGACTGGAATGCTGTTTGCTTGTTCTAGCAGGATTGTTTTGGTCACTCTGTGTCTGCCAATGGGgcatatgtgagaggaacaaaaTAGTTGCCTAGGTCAGAATACTTCTTAAGCAGATAATGTATGTGGGTATGCACAAAGCCCTTGAATAAAAGAAAGGCACTGATAAATTCAGCTTTGATAAGCAGGACAACACTGAACAGAAACAGACACAAAGCATGAATGAGAAACTAGGGATTCAGCTAGGGCTGAAGCTACATTAGTTACATCAGACTTCCATGTGGTCACATCTTTTCTCCATACGTGCTGAAAACACCCAAGAGGACAGTTTTTCCAGCGGTGCAAAAGGCCGTAGCCCAGAGAAGACAGAGGATAGTTTACAGGAACATTCAAATACAGGCACACATACTGTTGGCACTACTTACTCTGATAAGAATTCGTCATGGCCTGCCTCAAAGGCTTTACACACTTCCTTATCTTGTATGTATTTTTCAACTAGTGAGGGAAGATTGTCAGGTTTTTCATCAAATTCTCCTTCTATAATGCACTGGCTTCGTTCCACAACTGGCTTCTCGCAGCAGTGTTTGATTTTACTTGAGAGAACATCTTGTTTAGAGCACATATAGGATATAATATCTgcctgtaaaatgaaaacatgttatCAGACAAGCTATGAAATAACAGATTACAGGTAGATTAATTCATCTCCCCTCTCTTTTTCAGACTCCTCCCTTTTTTCATTTAGGGCACCTATTTACTTAGCACTTCCCTAAAGAAATGCTGTCTCcatgcaaagaggaaaaaatcagaGGGACAAGCACATCCTGTGAGTGTCATTCaagggcagggggaagaatGAGGTTCCCTCCCTGACCATAGAGACTTTAAGAAGGCAAACTCTTGAAAGCCAAGGGAAGTCTTTGAATGGTCTGTCACAAGGATGCCTCATTGATCTTGTCAGTCCTGTCAGGTGCCCAGCTCTGACAGAGGGCAAAACATGAGAAACCCCAGAGCTTCATAAAGCCAGCGCTGGATTAATGGCAGTACAGACAACAGGACAGCAAAAACAAGTGCGGCCTTCTTGCCtctgcttgcttttgctttgtttatggTTGATTTTAAATGGGTGAATACCACCAAGCAATCTCCCTGATGAACGTTTTGATTTCAACCAAACGCACATGCCATATTGTAAGTTACGGCTCCTTGCCCTCATGATCATGAAGGGCTAGATCAGGAACTGGTCCAAAACCTAGTTCCAGTAACCGTCAGCTGAGCTGGCCATGGGTTTTTCAGTGGCCGAGGAAACTTCCAGCAGGGTTAAGCACAAGTTCCCTGGACTGGGAATGAATAGCTGCACAAATTATTGTCTTCCTAAACGTTTCTCAAGTACGTAAACATTTTTGGAAAAATACTGGGCTTACCATGTCATCCATGCACTCTACCATGTCCCCTTCACAGCACTCTTTGTGGAGTTCCTTAGCATCATGTAGGATTTTAAGAATTTCTGGGAGCGGAGCCTTGGGATATTTCTGGCTCAGGGCAGCAAGTTTACTAGGcggaaaagaagaaaaatacagttgttaTAAAGCTCCGTATTGAACAGAAACCTTGCAAGTCACTAACACTTACGATCCTGTCAATCAGCATTGTTTCAAGTAAGTATTCACTCACTCTTCTCATCTAATTTCTGGCGGCTAGAAGAAGAGGGCACCGGCACCTCCATCAGTACCCAGTGCTCCTTTAAATCAACAGAAACAAGTTTGCGATTCTTCTGTTCCATCTGAGGTGTCTATGTGGGAATCACACCCTAGAATTCCTCTTGACTCTTGAGTGACTGTAAAGCATCCCTAGATTACTTGGCACAGATGTATATAGTCCTAATTAAACCTTTAAATCAAAGCTGACTATGTCTAGTAAGGCAATCCTCATCGATGTTAGTGTATTAGACTAGCCACAGAATGAAAGCAGTTCTCTGTGTGCTTAGGCAGGTGATCCACTTGTTAATTGCAGAAGTCTTTCTTAATCTTAAAAACACACCTTTGACAACAACTGTGATTCTGCTAAATTTGATTCTTTGACTGGTTTAAGGTTCAAACTAGCAACTTAGGTTGCTGATTACCAACATGCCTATCACTAGAAGCTGCAAGCATCAGAACGGGGCACAGCTTTGGCAAAAGCATAGACTAAATACACTGCAGTCTCTGGTTCCGAGTGACGCTGTA from Phalacrocorax aristotelis chromosome 4, bGulAri2.1, whole genome shotgun sequence encodes the following:
- the LOC142055921 gene encoding albumin-like, translated to MKWVTLISFIFLLSSATSKNLQRLARDAEHKSEIARRYKDLGEETFKAVTMITFAQYLQKCSYEGLSKLVKDVVDLAQTCTANEDAPKCTDSLPSIFLGEICEVGQLRESYGDMADCCSKVDPERHDCFLSFKVHHPNYVPPYQRPASDVICKQYEDNRVALLGDFIYSVARRNPFLYAPVILGLAADYEHALQTCCKESDVGACLDKEAVAIKERAKKLSVKQRYSCGILKQFGERTFKGNKLAALSQKYPKAPLPEILKILHDAKELHKECCEGDMVECMDDMADIISYMCSKQDVLSSKIKHCCEKPVVERSQCIIEGEFDEKPDNLPSLVEKYIQDKEVCKAFEAGHDEFLSEFVYEYSRRHPEFSTQLILRITKGYETLLEKCCKTDNPADCYGNAQVELEKHIKETQDLVKTNCEFLNTHGEAEFLKALLIRYTKKMPQVSTDALLEIGKKMTAVGTKCCQLPEDKRLPCSEGYLSIVIHDMCMRHEATPINDNIAHCCRDSYAYRRPCFTALGVDTKYVPPPFDPDMFSFDEKLCTASSDERDLGNMKLLINLIKRKPQMTEEQIKTIADGFNAMVEKCCKQSDVEACFGEEGANLIVQSRATLGIGV